A genome region from Flavobacterium sp. CFS9 includes the following:
- a CDS encoding CCA tRNA nucleotidyltransferase: MAIQTNYKTALQHRIFEIISKASRELNVDSYVIGGFVRDLLLNRGSKKDIDVVAVGSGIELALKVSELLPNKPKVQVFKTYGTAMLRFEDTDIEFVGARKESYNFDSRNPIVENGTLEDDQNRRDFTINALALSLNEENFGDLSDPFNGLSDLESKIIKTPLDPDITYSDDPLRMLRAIRFATQLNFEIEENSLNAITKNADRIKIISGERIVDELNKILSTPKPSTGFLLLYKTGLLDLILPELTALNQVEEIEGHTHKNNFYHTLEVVDNICPNTDDVWLRWAALLHDIGKAPTKRFNKKQGWTFHGHEFLGGKMTKKIFERLHMPLNHKMKFVQKMVIMSSRPIVLADDIVTDSAVRRLVFDAGEDVENLMTLCEADITTKNPSKFKKYHKNFEIVRRKIVEVEERDHVRNFQPPISGEEIMEIFDLKPSREIGILKEAVKEAILEGDIPNEYQAAYDFVIKRAEKLGLKKV, from the coding sequence GTGGCTATACAAACAAATTATAAAACTGCTTTACAACATAGAATCTTCGAAATAATTTCGAAAGCATCCCGGGAACTCAACGTTGACAGCTATGTCATTGGAGGTTTTGTTCGGGATTTACTTTTAAACAGAGGTTCTAAAAAAGATATTGATGTTGTTGCTGTGGGCAGTGGAATCGAATTGGCTTTAAAAGTTTCTGAATTATTGCCCAACAAACCAAAGGTTCAGGTTTTTAAGACCTACGGGACAGCCATGCTTCGTTTTGAAGATACCGATATTGAATTTGTCGGAGCAAGAAAAGAATCCTACAACTTCGACAGCCGAAATCCGATTGTTGAAAACGGAACTCTGGAAGACGATCAAAACCGTCGTGACTTTACCATTAATGCTTTGGCTTTATCGCTGAACGAAGAAAACTTTGGAGATCTTTCTGATCCTTTTAATGGTTTGTCTGATTTAGAGAGCAAAATCATCAAGACTCCTTTGGATCCGGACATCACCTATTCTGATGACCCGTTGCGCATGCTTCGTGCGATTCGTTTTGCCACACAATTGAATTTCGAAATAGAAGAAAATTCATTAAACGCCATCACAAAAAATGCAGATCGCATTAAAATTATCTCGGGTGAAAGAATTGTTGATGAATTGAACAAAATTCTCTCTACTCCTAAACCTTCAACCGGCTTTTTACTATTATACAAAACGGGGCTTTTAGATTTAATTTTACCTGAATTAACCGCATTGAATCAGGTAGAAGAAATCGAAGGGCATACCCATAAAAATAACTTTTATCACACACTGGAAGTAGTCGATAATATTTGTCCGAATACAGATGATGTCTGGTTGCGCTGGGCAGCACTGTTGCATGATATTGGAAAAGCGCCTACAAAACGTTTCAATAAAAAACAAGGCTGGACTTTTCACGGGCACGAGTTTTTAGGCGGAAAGATGACCAAAAAAATCTTCGAACGTTTACACATGCCACTGAATCACAAAATGAAATTTGTGCAAAAAATGGTTATCATGAGTTCACGCCCTATTGTTTTGGCTGACGACATTGTAACCGATAGCGCAGTGCGTCGTTTGGTTTTTGATGCCGGTGAGGATGTCGAAAATCTAATGACTTTGTGCGAGGCAGATATCACCACTAAAAATCCGTCAAAGTTTAAAAAATACCATAAAAACTTCGAAATCGTCCGCAGAAAAATTGTTGAAGTCGAAGAGCGCGATCATGTTCGTAATTTTCAACCGCCTATTTCGGGTGAAGAAATTATGGAAATCTTTGATTTGAAACCTTCGAGAGAAATCGGAATCCTGAAAGAAGCGGTAAAAGAAGCAATTCTGGAAGGCGACATTCCGAATGAATATCAGGCTGCTTATGATTTTGTGATTAAAAGAGCTGAAAAATTAGGCTTAAAAAAAGTATAG